Below is a genomic region from Deltaproteobacteria bacterium.
GTAGTTAGAAAACGTATGACCACAGTGCCAAGGAGGGCGTATGACGTGCCGGAACTCGTTACGATCATCAACCGTGCTTTCTTTCCCCTTTTCTTCCCGTCTTTTCACTTTTGTTCTTCCCTTTTTCACCGTTCTCGTTCTTCTCCTTGTCCCCTTTTCTCTTCACAGTCATGCTGCGCAACGAGATGAACTCCTCGTCGATGCGTTGGTCGCGAACCTGACCCACCCGAGTCAACATTATCGTGTCGAAGCGATACAGGCCCTCGGCGAATTGAAGAACCCCGCGGCAATTCCAGCGCTCATAGAACTCTTACGTTTCAACGAACTGTTTGGCATCTCACCGGTACCGGTTTTAGAAAAGCTCACTGGTGAAAAGTTTGGCGAGGCATGGGACAAATGGCACGAATGGCTGCAAGCACATGAAGAAATTCGTGCCAACAAAAATTTTCTCGCCTGGAAAGCGAACGTCTATACACGTATCGATCCTGCGTTTGAGAATTTTCTTTATCCAGGTGTCCCCTATCGCCTACGGCTTGAAGAAATGGTCTGGGGTGGAGTGCGTAAAGATGGCATCCCTGCCCTGACCAATCCTAAGCATGTCAGCCCTGGGGAAGCGAAGTATCTCACCCCGCACGAACCCGTTTTCGGTGTCTCCATCAACAACGATCATCGCGCCTATCCACTGCGTATCCTTGATT
It encodes:
- a CDS encoding DUF3179 domain-containing protein; this translates as MTCRNSLRSSTVLSFPFSSRLFTFVLPFFTVLVLLLVPFSLHSHAAQRDELLVDALVANLTHPSQHYRVEAIQALGELKNPAAIPALIELLRFNELFGISPVPVLEKLTGEKFGEAWDKWHEWLQAHEEIRANKNFLAWKANVYTRIDPAFENFLYPGVPYRLRLEEMVWGGVRKDGIPALTNPKHVSPGEAKYLTPHEPVFGVSINNDHRAYPLRILDWHEMFNDVVGGKAVTLSY